One genomic window of Procambarus clarkii isolate CNS0578487 chromosome 43, FALCON_Pclarkii_2.0, whole genome shotgun sequence includes the following:
- the LOC123755970 gene encoding uncharacterized protein isoform X1 has translation MSPVPEPTQGGRVGPGGREDEEFDPPTGLIVGPPASSSDEEPDQVDQDDPYPSGYQPLPQDMSLSGPDNFPVGLLCGLFMDRPVESALTMCEFEGRSSLLLLADDHSFCLRHAACWDEDQDNSEIDYSSLSGLMSALATNGVNVVPDYAGNSEFTGNHEETGGTESSSFPLTTVLDDESSRQRLSEAVAERAVIWNSSPTSDRLILDGNKVEEIKSVMASFTLPQSAIPAWAQNLSEEDWKDQVAGLIARRTSQ, from the exons ATGTCTCCTGTGCCAGAGCCCACACAAGGGGGTCGTGTTGGACCTGGCGGTAGGGAGGATGAGGAGTTCGACCCTCCCACTGGTCTAATTGTTGGACCTCCGGCGTCATCAAGTGATGAAGAACCCGATCAAGTTGATCAGGATGATCCATACCCTTCTGGTTACCAGCCTCTCCCACAGGACATG TCACTTTCAGGCCCTGATAATTTCCCCGTGGGTCTACTGTGTGGCCTGTTTATGGATCGACCTGTCGAGTCTGCTCTCACTATGTGCGAGTTTGAAGGGCGCTCATCTCTCCTGCTGCTGGCCGATGATCATTCTttctgcctccgtcatgctgcctgttgg GATGAAGATCAAGATAATTCAGAGATTGATTACAGCTCTCTCTCTGGCTTGATGTCTGCCCTTGCCACCAATGGAGTTAATGTTGTGCCTGATTATGCAGGAAATAGTGAATTTACTGGAAACCATGAAGAAACAGGAGGCACAGAGAGCAGCAGCTTTCCCCTGACTACAGTGTTGGATGATGAG TCTTCCAGACAAAGGCTTAGTGAAGCGGTAGCTGAGAGAGCAGTCATATGGAACTCCTCCCCAACATCAGATCGTCTCATCCTAGATGGCAATAAGGTAGAGGAGATAAAATCTGTAATGGCGTCTTTCACTCTGcctcagtctgccattcctgcttgGGCTCAGAACCTCTCTGAGGAGGATTGGAAGGATCAGGTTGCTGGACTTATAGCACGTCGGACGTCACAATGA
- the LOC123755970 gene encoding male-enhanced antigen 1 isoform X2 — translation MSPVPEPTQGGRVGPGGREDEEFDPPTGLIVGPPASSSDEEPDQVDQDDPYPSGYQPLPQDMDEDQDNSEIDYSSLSGLMSALATNGVNVVPDYAGNSEFTGNHEETGGTESSSFPLTTVLDDESSRQRLSEAVAERAVIWNSSPTSDRLILDGNKVEEIKSVMASFTLPQSAIPAWAQNLSEEDWKDQVAGLIARRTSQ, via the exons ATGTCTCCTGTGCCAGAGCCCACACAAGGGGGTCGTGTTGGACCTGGCGGTAGGGAGGATGAGGAGTTCGACCCTCCCACTGGTCTAATTGTTGGACCTCCGGCGTCATCAAGTGATGAAGAACCCGATCAAGTTGATCAGGATGATCCATACCCTTCTGGTTACCAGCCTCTCCCACAGGACATG GATGAAGATCAAGATAATTCAGAGATTGATTACAGCTCTCTCTCTGGCTTGATGTCTGCCCTTGCCACCAATGGAGTTAATGTTGTGCCTGATTATGCAGGAAATAGTGAATTTACTGGAAACCATGAAGAAACAGGAGGCACAGAGAGCAGCAGCTTTCCCCTGACTACAGTGTTGGATGATGAG TCTTCCAGACAAAGGCTTAGTGAAGCGGTAGCTGAGAGAGCAGTCATATGGAACTCCTCCCCAACATCAGATCGTCTCATCCTAGATGGCAATAAGGTAGAGGAGATAAAATCTGTAATGGCGTCTTTCACTCTGcctcagtctgccattcctgcttgGGCTCAGAACCTCTCTGAGGAGGATTGGAAGGATCAGGTTGCTGGACTTATAGCACGTCGGACGTCACAATGA
- the LOC123755970 gene encoding uncharacterized protein isoform X3 codes for MDRPVESALTMCEFEGRSSLLLLADDHSFCLRHAACWDEDQDNSEIDYSSLSGLMSALATNGVNVVPDYAGNSEFTGNHEETGGTESSSFPLTTVLDDESSRQRLSEAVAERAVIWNSSPTSDRLILDGNKVEEIKSVMASFTLPQSAIPAWAQNLSEEDWKDQVAGLIARRTSQ; via the exons ATGGATCGACCTGTCGAGTCTGCTCTCACTATGTGCGAGTTTGAAGGGCGCTCATCTCTCCTGCTGCTGGCCGATGATCATTCTttctgcctccgtcatgctgcctgttgg GATGAAGATCAAGATAATTCAGAGATTGATTACAGCTCTCTCTCTGGCTTGATGTCTGCCCTTGCCACCAATGGAGTTAATGTTGTGCCTGATTATGCAGGAAATAGTGAATTTACTGGAAACCATGAAGAAACAGGAGGCACAGAGAGCAGCAGCTTTCCCCTGACTACAGTGTTGGATGATGAG TCTTCCAGACAAAGGCTTAGTGAAGCGGTAGCTGAGAGAGCAGTCATATGGAACTCCTCCCCAACATCAGATCGTCTCATCCTAGATGGCAATAAGGTAGAGGAGATAAAATCTGTAATGGCGTCTTTCACTCTGcctcagtctgccattcctgcttgGGCTCAGAACCTCTCTGAGGAGGATTGGAAGGATCAGGTTGCTGGACTTATAGCACGTCGGACGTCACAATGA
- the LOC123755969 gene encoding uncharacterized protein, giving the protein MLSGAAITALLVAGCWVPGTALPYPRESRLLYTETIVTSVISGAPPGARLIRAKGDLPPLIDRLVHNATNIRRNIVDTFRCDGRVYGYYADQDNDCQIFHICVPMEQLFPDLYDAQDIYQFSFICPAYTIFTQDAMVCAWVDMAFPCSEAHLLYDRNNHFFVVPAEEVYRETVTPTSESVSSPLTVASARSETVTTLPMSTAQLPPLLPKTVQPEELPPEILLFETLPVTQLP; this is encoded by the exons ATGTTGAGTGGTGCAGCGATCACAG CGCTGCTCGTGGCTGGGTGCTGGGTGCCAGGGACGGCCCTGCCCTACCCGCGGGAGTCCCGACTGCTCTACACGGAGACCATCGTCACCTCCGTCATCAGCGGCGCCCCTCCGGGAGCTCGACTCATCAGGGCCAAGGGCGACCTTCCTCCTCTCATCGACAGACTGGTACATAATGCCACCAACATCAGGAGGAATATTGTCGACACCTTCCGTTGTGATGGTAGG GTGTATGGCTATTATGCTGACCAGGATAATGACTGCCAGATCTTCCACATATGTGTACCCATGGAGCAGCTCTTCCCTGACCTGTATGATGCACAAGACATCTACCAGTTCTCCTTCATCTGTCCAGCCTACACTATCTTTACCCAG GATGCCATGGTATGTGCCTGGGTAGACATGGCCTTTCCCTGCTCTGAAGCTCACCTCTTGTACGACCGCAACAATCACTTCTTCGTGGTGCCTGCAGAGGAGGTCTACCGGGAGACTGTTACACCTACTTCGGAGTCTGTGTCTTCACCTCTGACTGTAGCATCAGCACGCTCAGAGACAGTGACAACATTACCTATGTCTACAGCACAGTTACCCCCGCTACTGCCTAAAACAGTACAGCCTGAAGAACTACCGCCTGAAATACTACTGTTTGAAACACTGCCTGTTACACAGCTACCATAA